Genomic DNA from Bacteroidota bacterium:
CAGCGCAGGATTGAAGGCAATACAATATGTCCTTTGGGGGATGCAGCCGCTTGGCCGGTAGCTGCGGCCATCCGTCACTTTAGAGATGAATTCGAATATCATGTTCGATTTCCGGAGAAAATAAAGGATAGGAAACATTTTGAAAAAGAACCTTTTGAAAGTGTGAAACATTTATTGAAGAAAGAGAAACCGGTGTTGGTTTAAGTTTTGAATTTTAAGTTTTATGAAAGTAACCATAGACGGAATAAGCGTCGAAGTAGAGCCGGGAACCACTATCCTCAATGCAGCGCGTAAAATAGGCGGTGATTTAGTTCCACCCGCCATGTGCTATTATAGCAAGTTAGATGGAAGCGGTGGCAAGTGTCGTGTTTGTTTAGTAGAAGTAAGCAAAGGAAGTGATGCCGATCCGCGCCCTATGCCCAAGTTAGTGGCATCTTGTTGTACGCCGATAATGGACGGCATGGAAGTGAAAAACATGATCAGCCCCAAAGTGCAGGACATGCGCAAAGGAGTAGTTGAATTTCTCTTAATCAACCATCCTTTAGATTGTCCTATTTGCGATCAGGCTGGTGAATGCGATTTGCAAAACCTCAGCTTTAATTTTGGGGTGGCAAACAAGCGATATGAAGAGGAGCGGAGAACCTTTGATAAAATAGATATTGGCGACAAAATCCAACTACACATGACCCGTTGCATCCTCTGCTACCGGTGCGTGCTCGTTGCCGATCAACTCACAGACCAACGGGTTCATGGGGTGATGAGTCGCGGAGATGCTGCGGAGATTTCTACTCACATTCAAAATGTCGTTGAGAACGATATGAGCGGGAACATGATTGATGTCTGTCCCGTAGGAGCCTTAACTGATAAGACTTTCCGCTTCAAATCAAGAGTATGGTTCCTCAAGCCCTATAATGCTCATCGAAATTGCACCAAATGTTGCGGAAAAGCCGCTGTTTGGATGTTTGGCAAAGAAATCTATCGGGTCACAACGCGCAAAGACGAATTTCGTGAAGTAGAAAGCGACGAAAACGGAAAGCCTGAATTTATCTGCAACGAATGTCGCTTTGAAAGGAAAGATTTGAACGATTGGGTTATTGAAGGCCCGCGCAAAAAGGAAAAATGGAGTGTCATTAACCAGAATAATTACATCCAAAAACTTGAACCGGTAGAAATTGATACCGACGAGCGGCTGCTTACCGGAAGAAAAGAAGACCAGAAAGCGATTAGCATGAACAATATCAATACAGAAGAACAAACACTTAGCGACGGAAAATAAAAGTAGCCCCCTACCCCCCGAAGGGGGAACCAGTTCCCCCTTCGGGGGGTAGGGGGCTTTTAACATCTAACTTATGGAACTATCCCTCTTCATAGAAAAAGCAGTCATCATTCTCGTTGTCTTTGGCATCACGATGTTCATTGCCCTCTACTCTACCTTTGCCGAAAGAAAAGTCGCAGGATTCATTCAAGACCGTCCCGGGCCTAACCGCGCCGGATGGGGTGGTATCTTTCAACCCTTAGCCGACGGACTTAAAATGTTTACCAAAGAAGACTTCATTCCCAACACCCCCAACAAATTCCTATTCATCCTCGGCCCCGGCCTATTTATCGTCACCGCCCTCATGACCAGCGTCGTCATCCCTTGGGGCGCTACACTCGACCTATTCGGACGCAAAATCCTATTACAAGCTACCGACATCAACATAGCCATCCTCTTCGTCTTTGGAACCGTCTCCGTGGGTGTTTACGGCATCATGATTGGCGGATGGGCCTCCAACAACAAATACTCCCTGATGGGTGCCGTTCGCGCATCCTCACAAATGATTTCCTACGAAATTGCTATGGGTCTTTCCATCATTGCCGTACTAATGATGACCGAAAGCCTCAGCCTACGCACCATCACCGAGCAACAACACGGCTTCTGGGACGCTAACAGCAACTGGCTCTCCTGGAACATATTCAAACAACCCATTGCCTTCCTCATTTTCCTCATCTGCGCCTTTGCCGAAACCAACCGAACCCCCTTCGACCTACCCGAATGCGAAAGCGAACTGGTAGGAGGCTACCACACCGAATACTCCTCCATGAAACTCGGCTTCTACCTCTTTGCCGAATACATCAACATGTTCATCTCCTCCGCCATCATCGCCATCATCTTCTTTGGCGGCTATAACTATCCCGGAATGGACTGGATATCAAACATGCTCGGCGGCAACATCGCCACCCTACTGGGTGTCGCCGTCCTCTTTGCCAAAATCTTCTTCTTTATCTTCTTCTACATGTGGGTGCGCTGGACCGTTCCTCGCTTCCGCTACGACCAACTGATGGACTTAGGCTGGAAAGTTCTAATCCCCCTCGCCATCGTCAACATCCTCATCACCGGCGGAGTAATACTGCTGTGGCAATAAGAACAAGATTCTAAATAACCGGCCGTGCAGTCTGTGCGCCCTGTAGTCTTATAAACTAAACTGACTAACAAAAAATAGTTATGGCGCGCCGCCATGCTGAAACGCAAGGCGTCAGGCTTTCGGCTCTATCTTTTTCTTCAGTCTAAAATATTTTTGGAAAGAAAAAGGATGCCGCCTCTATCCTTCGCGCGGCCCTACCCTCCACACCTTGCCCTACCTACCAACAGGCCACCACTTCGGGCAACCCAAAAAGATGTCAAAAGACATTTTTCTATACCACATTCGTTTTTTACTATTGCATATACGATCAAAGATCATTAGGCAAAAATGGTTTCTGCAACAGACAAAAACACTTACGCCCCCTCTCGAACACCGACTACGGCTGGTGCAGACCTCAACAGCAGCTCCTCCATTTTCCCCACCCGCTTCCTAAACCATAAGTTTTCCTTTTCTAAACAATATAACAAAACCTTCAACCGCACGTTTGGCTCTTCCGTTCATGCGAACGCCTGCCTTGTTCATGTGAACGTCCCCTTAACTTAATGACATTGGACACGAGCAAGGGCGGGGTTTTCTGCGCTTAATCAATAATGAAATATACTTAATCAATATAGCACCTGTCGTAACCAATAAAGCTCCAGTTGTGATTAGAACCGCCACGATTCTGATTAAGAAAAATTTTTTCTTAACCGCTAAAGCTTTTCTTCTAACCGCTAAGCCGTTTTTCTTAACCGCTAAACGATTCTGCTAAGCCCTTTTCTTAACCGCTAAAGCGAAATTGCTTAACCGCTAAAACCGCATTCCTAACCGCTAAAGCCGCAAAACCAACCGCTAAAGCAAAAATCTTAACCGCTACAAGGATTTTCTTAACCGCTAAAGCCGCATTCTTAACCGCTAAAACCTTTTTCTTAACCGCTAAAAATGTTTTAGCAGTTGAGAAAAGTGACGTTCTAATCACTTTTGGTGTTAAATTAATGAATAACGCCGCTTTTTGAGCTAAAAGGGGGCATTTCGCGCCTACTTCACCGTTTCCCCTAATCCAAGCCGTTTATATGCTAATTAGGTAACAGGATACATACGTAAAAACACGCAAGCAATCAAAAAAATGGCTTAATTTTGCGTTGTATTATTCACCAAAATTGGGCTCTATGAATATGCAACTACTCATCCTCATTCTTACTGTTTACAATGCCAAGAATGGCCTGCGCAATATCGCTCCTATGCAACTGGTGGAGCGCTGGAGAATATGCATCAAGGCCCAGACGGCAAATGCTCATTTCCCTTTTCCAAACCCCACGCTGCTGGCGCAGGCTGCTATGTGCCTCCGTTTGGAAAAAGCCATACAGGCAGCGGAGAGCGGCGACCGGAATAAAATTGCTTTTCGCAACGAGGTGTTTGAGGAAGCCAAAGATATGTTCCGCCTCATGGTGTTTTACGTAAACAATATAGCCAAAGGCAACCGTGAAATCATTCGCAGTGCAGGCCTGGAGGAAAAGAAAGGCAAAGGCTCTTCCGTCCTGCCCGGACAGGTAAAAAAGCTGAAGGCGGTTTATCATGGTGTGGGCAAGATCAAACTGCTCTGGAAAGGCATGGCCAAAAAAGAAATATACTATCACATCGAATTTACCACCGACCCGGTAAAAGGCACTTGGCAAAAAACCAAGAACGGTACGAAGGATGATAACTATATCGTGTCCGACCTCGTGCCGGGCGTAGAATATTTCTTCCGCGTCCGCGCATCAAACTCGCTGGGTGGCGGTGATTGGAGCGAGGTGGCAAATTTTAGGTGTGGGTAGGGTTCCATAGCGATTCACCCGTTGGTGAGAACGGGGCGGCGAATTTTTTATTTAGTGTCTCTATCATTGATGATTTCTATATTTGAAGAACAAGTTTATTCAGCTATTATGAATGAATACCACCTCAAAGCCCTTAAAGCGACCAAGGAAAAACTCCGGTTGTTGAATTACAGCGACAATACTATCCGCAACTATATCAACTGGTTGCAATATTTTTTTGAGCGCTTTCCTGAACAAAGACCTTCGCAAATCAGCAAAAAGAAATCATGGAGTTTTTTTCGCTTACCGGGAGAAGGGAAAAATGGAGCAGCTCGGCGCAAAACCAAATTATCAATGCTATTAAATTCTTTTTTGAACAAGTGGTAGGTAAACGCCGGGAAATCTATGATTTGCCGAGAGCCAAAAAAGAATGGAAACTACCCACGGTTTTTGCCGAAGAAGAGGTAAAAAGTATCCTCCAGGCTTTGGATAACTTAAAACATAAGACCATTCTGTGCTTGGGATATGCCTGCGGACTGCGGGTGAGTGAGATCGTGAACATGAAGCTGAAAGATATTGACAGCAAACGCATGGTCATCACCATCCGGCAAGGGAAAGGGAAAAAAGACAGGCAAGTAATGCTTTCCGAAAAGCTCTTATTGATGATGCGGGAATATTTTAAAGTTTATAAACCTAAAGAGTGGCTGTTTGAGGGGCAAAGCGGAGAACAATACAGCACCCGAAGCGCGCAGTTAATCTTAAAGGCCGCCAAGGAAAAAGCCGGTGTGAATAAGAAAGGCAGTATACATGCCCTTCGCCATTCCTTTGCAACCCATTTACTGGAAGGGGGTACTGATTTAATAAGTATTAAAGAACTGCTGGGTCATAATAGTCTTTCAACCACCAGCATTTATACCCATGTAAGCAAAAAGCAACTGAGCAAAATACAATCACCTTTAGATAAATTGATTTAGAAAAGCGAAACTCAAACTTTCGCTTTTCCATCGTTATAGTATGAAATAGCGAAAGTTTTGATAGATTTATTTCGCATAATAAATGTTATGGGCAAGCTTAAAAAACAGACGACTATGAAAAAAATCACAATTCTACTTTTGACAATTCTGTCATTGAACTCGTGCCAATCAGGTGACGAACAACAAACCGTAACAATTGAAAATAAATATTCAGTTGCCATTCCTTCCTTTTTGACTAAAGCAAAAGGACTAAATGATGATGCATCTTTACAATATCAACACGCTTGGAAAGAGTTCTATGTAATCGTTATTGACGAATCAAAATCTGAAATGCAAAAGGCTTTGGATGATAATAACCTTTCAGAATCATATTCAAATGACATCAAAGGTTATTCGGACATACTTATGAATGGGTTTGAGCAGACAATATCTGTATCAAATAAATCTGAAATCCTTGATACCACAATTAACAATATGCCTGCACGACTTTTAACTGTAAGTGGTCGAGTTGAAGGTATTGACGCTTTTTATTCGTTAGCATTTATTCAAGGGAAAGAAAGATACTATCAAATTATGGCTTGGACTTTATCGAGCAAAGAATATGAATACAAAGACAAGATGAACCGAATTATGTATTCACTCAAGGAACTTTAAAATCAAATGAAAAATGTTAGATAACACTTGGAATAACATACTCGACTGGTTTCGGGACAGAAGCGAAAGAGCAAAACTTGTTCGCAGTTTCAATGAATCCGCAAGGACTTCATTTGTTGCTGGCATCGCACCAACATTATTGAAAGCAAGCATTTCAAAAGGAGAAAGTTCATATAAACATCAATTTTCAAATTGGCTAAATACTGGCTTTAGAATTCAAGCTTTTACAGGCAGAGTTCTGACAAAAGACGAACTAATTCATATCGGAAAAGTAATACTTGACGATGATGTTTTGGTTCGCAGACTAATTGTTCTCGGTTGGGACACTTTAGAAATACACGGTGACGCTGGAACATACGGTTGCAGATGGCAATTAAAAGATTATATACCACTTCCTAAATTCAACGAAAATGAATGATACTTTAATACAAGACAGCATCAAAGTAGCAGGACAAGCTATTACAAAAACAACAGAAACTGGGGAACAAACAAATTGGTGGATGTGGCTTGCCATAGCCGAATTTGGGATTATTGCATTTCTAATATTAAGGGAGCAACTCAAGCCGAAAGACACAGCAAAGCAACGCTTCCAAAAATGAATCATTAAAGCAAGAAATTGACTTTGGGAACATCATTAACAGTTCTTTCAATTCAATTCAACTTTTATGACGAACTAAAGGTAAAAGTGCCATCCAGACCGGTTTCCAACTGACAAGGAAAAGAACTCAATTGCAGAAAATATTTTCAAGAGATTAGCAAAAACAAAAAATAATGTCAAGCGACTGCTTGAATTAAAAGAAGAAGCAATTCAAAAACTAAATATTAACTTTTAAAAATCAAACAAAATGGAAAAACTCGTATTTCTTGTAATCATTGCGGCACTTGTAGCCTTACTTGGTAGAAACCGCAAAATCGGATATGGCTGGAGCTTTGTTCTATGCCTTTTCTTTCACCAATTACCGGAGTTACATAATTTCTCTTCTCGAAGAAAGTTGACTCAGTTGACTTTGTAGATGTAAAAAAGAAAATGATAAAAACTAAAATAATATGAAGACAACAGGAATTGTATTAGCTGTAATTGGCGGACTTTCAACACTCGGTGCAATTATTGGTGCAGCTAACGGACACCAAACAAATTTTGCTGGACTAACATTTGTGGTTTTAGGTGCATTTTTAATAAGTCGTGCCAACAAAAAGAAAGAAGAAGAAGAAAAGAAAAAGCAATGGGAACAAGGGACTAATGACGACAAAAAATAGAAAGCCAGCCCATAACAGCACCTACAAGAAATTGGCGGTTCAGTGGTTAAATCAAGCTTTGTGCTTCGTATCAAGTTCAGTGGTGGTAGACGGTTTTCGTCTCCGAAATCGCCAACTTCTTGTAGCTGCAAAACGTTAGCGGTAATTTTAAAACACACGACAATGAAGAAACTAACGGTAATAATTTGGATTGCACTAACAAGTGCTTTAACTGTTTTCGGACAGACAATAGAAATTGGAATGGATGCCAACAAGGTTAAACAGCTCATTCACTGGACAACGCAACAACGGACAGGTTACGACAGCTACGGTAACTCCAAAGGCAACAATGTTGACTATGATGTGAAGTATTACAACGGTCAAATCACAGAGGTAATTCAATGCTACGCAAACCAATATCTTCTTGATTTCAGGATTTCTGCCACTTTTTGCAAGCGTTACATTATGGAGTATGGGACAGCTTATGTCCTTACTCAATATGAAAACGTTTCTACAGAAGTTCTTAAATCAAAATATGAAAACAGCTACGGTGACAAACGAATAGGCGATTTATTTTTCTCGGACGACTATCAACACTACTCAAA
This window encodes:
- a CDS encoding (2Fe-2S)-binding protein, giving the protein MKVTIDGISVEVEPGTTILNAARKIGGDLVPPAMCYYSKLDGSGGKCRVCLVEVSKGSDADPRPMPKLVASCCTPIMDGMEVKNMISPKVQDMRKGVVEFLLINHPLDCPICDQAGECDLQNLSFNFGVANKRYEEERRTFDKIDIGDKIQLHMTRCILCYRCVLVADQLTDQRVHGVMSRGDAAEISTHIQNVVENDMSGNMIDVCPVGALTDKTFRFKSRVWFLKPYNAHRNCTKCCGKAAVWMFGKEIYRVTTRKDEFREVESDENGKPEFICNECRFERKDLNDWVIEGPRKKEKWSVINQNNYIQKLEPVEIDTDERLLTGRKEDQKAISMNNINTEEQTLSDGK
- the nuoH gene encoding NADH-quinone oxidoreductase subunit NuoH, with the protein product MELSLFIEKAVIILVVFGITMFIALYSTFAERKVAGFIQDRPGPNRAGWGGIFQPLADGLKMFTKEDFIPNTPNKFLFILGPGLFIVTALMTSVVIPWGATLDLFGRKILLQATDINIAILFVFGTVSVGVYGIMIGGWASNNKYSLMGAVRASSQMISYEIAMGLSIIAVLMMTESLSLRTITEQQHGFWDANSNWLSWNIFKQPIAFLIFLICAFAETNRTPFDLPECESELVGGYHTEYSSMKLGFYLFAEYINMFISSAIIAIIFFGGYNYPGMDWISNMLGGNIATLLGVAVLFAKIFFFIFFYMWVRWTVPRFRYDQLMDLGWKVLIPLAIVNILITGGVILLWQ
- a CDS encoding fibronectin type III domain-containing protein, coding for MNMQLLILILTVYNAKNGLRNIAPMQLVERWRICIKAQTANAHFPFPNPTLLAQAAMCLRLEKAIQAAESGDRNKIAFRNEVFEEAKDMFRLMVFYVNNIAKGNREIIRSAGLEEKKGKGSSVLPGQVKKLKAVYHGVGKIKLLWKGMAKKEIYYHIEFTTDPVKGTWQKTKNGTKDDNYIVSDLVPGVEYFFRVRASNSLGGGDWSEVANFRCG
- a CDS encoding phage integrase N-terminal SAM-like domain-containing protein, which gives rise to MISIFEEQVYSAIMNEYHLKALKATKEKLRLLNYSDNTIRNYINWLQYFFERFPEQRPSQISKKKSWSFFRLPGEGKNGAARRKTKLSMLLNSFLNKW
- a CDS encoding tyrosine-type recombinase/integrase; amino-acid sequence: MVGKRREIYDLPRAKKEWKLPTVFAEEEVKSILQALDNLKHKTILCLGYACGLRVSEIVNMKLKDIDSKRMVITIRQGKGKKDRQVMLSEKLLLMMREYFKVYKPKEWLFEGQSGEQYSTRSAQLILKAAKEKAGVNKKGSIHALRHSFATHLLEGGTDLISIKELLGHNSLSTTSIYTHVSKKQLSKIQSPLDKLI